CGCCGGACCGGCCGAAGCGCACCTCACCCGCGCTGTCCGAGGCACAGGGAATGGTGACCGCTGCCGCGCCCAGCCGATTACCCGTCCGCAGCTGGATCCTTCGGCCCGCGAAGGTTGTGCAGGGGCAGGTTCGGCGCGCTTGGGCCTCAGGATGACAGGCCCTGGTGCGCGGCCCAGGGTTGGGGAGCGCGCCACACTGGCTCCCTTCCCCCGCGCGGTTTGCGGGGAAGGGCTGGGGATGGGGGGCGCCCGCCGATGCACCGAATCCAGCCTCCACCCGATCGATTTCTCTCCTCTCCGCACAGCAGTACCGTGCCGGGAGGGACCAGGGGTGGGGCGCCCTCTGGTTCGTGTCCGAGCTTCGGGTCAGGTGCGCGGGGCGAGACCCGTCAATTCCGCGCTGAGTTGCCAGAGGCGGCGCGCGGATTCGTCGTCCTGGGCGGCGCGGGACGGGTGCTTCGGCTTCTCGTCCTTGAAGTACTCGCCGGTGATGACCGCCACGTCCGGGGAGGAGGCGAGGTAGATGGCCGTGCGCGCGCCCTCCTCGGCCGTGCGGATGAAGGGCTTCAGCAGGCGTAGCGGCGCCCATCCGCCGAACAGCAGCGCCGTGCCCACGACGCCCGGGTGCAGGGCGTTCGCCGTCACCTCCGCCGCGGGGACGCGGCGGGCCAGCTCGCGGGTGAACAGGATGTTGAAGAGCTTGGCGTTGGAATAGGCGCGCAGGGCCCCGTACTTCCGGCGCATCTGGATGTCGTCCCACGAAAACGACGCGTGGTGGTGCGCTTCGGAACTCACCGTCACCACGCGGGCCGGGGCGCCGGCGCGAAGCGCATCCAGCAGCAGGTGGGTCAGCAGGAACGGGGCAAGATGGTTGACGGCCAGCTGCATCTCCACCTCGTCAGGCGTCTCCTGGCGCTTCTTCGTGTAGATGGCGGCGTTGTTCACCAGCACGTGGATGGCCGGATGGCGGGCGCGGATCTCCTCCGCGGCGGCGCGCACCTGGGCCTGGATCGCCAGGTCCGCGATCACCGTTTCCACCCGCGCGTGGCCGGCGGAGCGGACGATCTCCTCGCGCGTCCTCCGCGCCTTGTCCGCGCTGCGCGCGACGAGGACCACCGTGGCGCCCATCCCCGCCAGTGCCGCCGCCGTCGCCTGGCCGATCCCCGCCGTGGCGCCGGTGACCACGCACACGCGCCCCTCCATCTCCCCCGCCATTCGTTCCCCGTCCGTTACAGGATTCGGCCATGTCGCGGTTGCAGGATGCACGCGCCGACGCGAGTTTTCAGAGAGCATTCAGCAGACCAGAGGTGAAGCAGCGAATGACGCAGAAACTCGACCGCCGCGAATTCTTCCGCCGCGCCGCCGTGCTGGGTGGCGGCGCCTTCATGGCCCCCGGCCTGGTGGGGCTTTCCGCCTGCTCGCACGCCATCAACGGCCTTACGCGCACGCCCGGCTACGGGCCGCTGGTCCGCAGCGCGGAGGTCCCGGAGCTGTGGATTCCGCAGGGGTTCCGTGCGCGGAAGATCAGCACCACCAAGGCGCCGTCGCTCGTGAATCCCAACCTGACCGTCAAGTACGGCGTGGACGGGATGTCCGCGTTCCCCGGGCGCAACGGCAGCGTGCGCCTGGTGCGCAACCACGAGGTGTCGGACAACGTGACGGTGGCCAGGCTGCTGGGCCCGGGCGAGCGCGCCTACGACCGCAAGGCGGGAGGCGGCACCAGCACCCTGCAGCTTCGGCAGGCGCGGGACGGGGAGGTGGCGCTGGAGCAGGAGTTCATCAGCCTCAGCGGGACGCACACCAACTGCGCCGGCGGCCGTACGCCCTGGGGCACGTGGATCACCTGCGAGGAAACGACCGTGGGCCTGGCGCGCGGGTTCGAGCAGCCGCACGGCTACTGCTTCGAGGTGACCGCCAGCGCCGATGGCGAGGTGCAGCCGGTGCCGCTGAAGGCCATGGGCCGCTTCGTCCACGAGGCGGTGGCGGTGGATCCTGCGACCTCCATCGTCTACCTGACGGAGGACATCAGCTACGACGCCACCGTGCCGGCGGGGCGCGCCGCGGGCTTCTATCGCTTCGTTCCGGCAACACGGGGCGACCTGCGGACGGGGCGCCTGCAGATGCTTTCCATCGTCGACCGCCCGAACTACATCACCTTCCGGGGCCAGCAGCCAGGCGTGACGTACCGCACGGGCTGGGTAGACATCTCCGACCCGGACCCGGCGGCGGCCGAGGCGAACTCGTCCGCCGTGTTCCAGCAGGGATGGGCGCGGGGCGGTGCGGCGTTCCAGCGGCTGGAGGGGTGCTTCGCGGCCGACGGAAGCATCTACTTCAACTCCACCAGCGGGGGCGACGTGGGCGCCGGCCAAGTGTGGCGCTACCGGCCGGGCCGAGCGGACGCGGGAGAGCTGACGCTGGTGTTCGAGTCGCCGTCCCGCGACGTGCTGGACAGCCCCGACAACCTGTGCGTCAGCCCGCGCGGGGGGCTGGTGATCTGCGAGGACGGACAGGGTGTACAGTTCCTGCGCGGCCTGACCCCCGGCGGCGAGATCTTCGACGTGGTGCACACCGACGGCCCCTCGGCCGAAACTGCGGGCGCGTGCTTCAGCCCGAACGGACGCACGCTGTTCTTCAACATCCAGGGCGGAACCAACGCCGCCGTCTCGGCGAACATGCAGGGCGGCACGTACGCCATCTGGGGGCCGTGGGAGAACGGGGCTCTCTAACGGAAGGGCCTCACGCAGAGACGCAGAGCCGCGGAGAGAAAACCTCGGAGCAGTTCTCTCTGCGACTCTGTGCCTCTGCGTGATCCATGCAGTTGCTGTTCAGTCCAGCCCGTCCCACTCCGCGTGGAACCGCTCCAGGAACTGCTCCATGAACCGGTGCCGCCCCTCGGCCATGCGGCGCGCGGAGGGCGTGTTCATCCGGTCGCGGAGCAGCAGCAGCTTTTCGTGGAAGTGGTTGATGGTCGGGCCCGTGCTGGACTTGTAGCGCTCGAAGCTGTCGTGCATCTCCGGCGCCGCCTCGGGCTCGTGCATCGGACGGCCGCGACTTCCGCCGTACGCAAAGGCGCGCCCCACGCCCACGGCGCCGATGGCGTCCAGCCGATCCGCGTCCTGCACCACCCGGCCCTCGGGTGAGCTCATGGGCGTGGCCACCCCGGCGCCCTTGAACGACAGCTCGGCGATGATGGTAGCCACGTGCTCCGTCACCTCCGCGTCCACGCCGAGCCCCGACAGCCACTCCCGCGCGGCCCGCGGCCCCGCGCCGGCGTCGCCGCCGTGGAACTTGTGGTCGGCCACGTCGTGCAGCAGCGCCGCCAGTTCCACGACGTAGGCATCGGCCCCTTCCTCGCCCGCCAGCCGCAGCGCCACGCGCCGCACCCGGTGCACGTGCCACCAGTCGTGCCCCGTTCCCTCGCCCGACATCCGCTCCCGGACGAACGCTTCCGTCCGTCGGAGGATCTCTCCCGGCTCCATCGTCATCTGCCTCTTGTGCGGCTCGACCATGCTCATTAGGTTTGCAATGCAAACAGGTATGCAGCTCAGGAGGCACTTCGATGAACGAAACCGTGTTGTTGCCCGACCGGCTGGCGGAGCTGGAAGCGGTCACCCGTGAGTACGCGCGCTTCTCGCGCAGCGCGGGCGGGCTCGGGTCCGTGCTGGGCGGCCTGCTGTGTCTCGCCTCCTACGCGGCCGGCGGCCTGCTCGGCACCAGCGGGCCGGTGCGCGCGGCCCTGATCGCCATCCCGTTCGTCTGGATCGTGTGCAAGGAGCTGATGCGCCGGCACTACTACCAGCACCTGGGCGCCGCGGCGGAGCAGGAGACGCGCCGCGAGCGGCGCGGCCGCGCGGTCACCACCGTGGTGACGGCGCTCATCAGCATCACGATCACCGCCGGCGTGCTGGCCAGGGGCGATCGGGTGATGGACGCGGCCGGGTACCTGGCCGTCGTCGCGGCCATGCCTGTCGTGGCGTGGCTGTGGCTGCGGGCCCCGCTGGAGTTCGTGACGGGCATCTTCCTGATGTGCCAGGCGGCGCTGGCGTTCAACGGGACCGCGTATCCGCTGCTGGGCGTGGCCATCGTCTTCCCCTTCGCCGCCGTGGGGCTGATCGTGGCCGGCGTGCGCGACCACCTGCGGTTCCGCCGCGTGACGGAGCGTATCGGACGGCTCACCGGCGGGGCTGGCGCATGAACCCGGGCGAGGAACTCGGCTCGGTGATGCAGCTGGACCGGCTGGTCCACGAGCCGGCCCGCCTGCTGATCCTGGCCATGCTCGCCGGGGCCGAGGAAGTGGAGTTCCGCTTCATCGAAAAGCTGAGCGGCCTCAGCAAGGGCAACCTTTCCAGCCACATGAGCAAGCTCGAGGCGGGCGGCCTGATCGAGGTTCTCAAGTCGTTTCGCGGAAAGCGGCCGCTGACCACGCTCCGCATCACCCCGGCGGGACGGACGGCGCTGGACCGCTACCGCCGGCACCTGGCGGAGGTCGTCGCCGGCATCCCCACGCAATCCACCGAGGAGCCTTGAACATGCTACGCATCGTACTCGCAACCGTTCTCGCCGCCGTTCCCCTGGGCACGGCCGCCGCGCAGCCCGAGCTGGCGCCAGGGCGCGAGCTGACGGAATCGTTCTACGGAGGCCGTACCGCGCAGATCTGGGAGCGGATGGAGCCCGCGATGAAAAACGCCCTCGGCAGCCCCGATGCGCTCGCCGCCTTCCGGGCGCGCGTGGAGGCCGGCCTGGGCACCGAGACCGCCGTCGAGGCCGAGTCGGTCGCCCCCCTGGCGGCCTTCAGCGTCTACCGGCGGCGCGCCCGCTTCACGCGCTCTCCCGGCCTGGTCCTGGTGGAATGGACCGTCACCCCCGAGGGGCGCGTGGCGGGCTTTCGCATCGCCCCGGGCCAGGGGGCGCCGCAGCCCCCGGCGCCGAGCCAACACCTGGAGCATCGCACGCGGGCCAACCTGCGGCTGCCCTTCGACGGGGAGTTCTTCGTGGTGTGGGGCGGGCGCACGGTGCAGGAGAACTACCACGCCGTGCACCCCAACCAGCGCTTTGCCTACGACCTGCTGGTGATGCGCGACGGCGCCACCCGCACCGGCGACGGCAGCCGGAACGAGGACTACCACTGCTTCGGGCAGCCGATCCTCGCGCCGGCGGACGGGCGGGTGGTCCTGGCCGTGGACGGCGTCGCGGACAACGTTCCCGGGCAGATGAACGCGCCCAAGGTGGCCGGCAACCACGTGATCGTGGACCACGGGACGGGCGAGTATTCCGTGCTGGCGCACCTGCGCAGCGGCTCGGTGGCGGTGCGCCCGGGTGATCGCGTCGTCAGCGGCCAGCGGCTGGGCGAGTGCGGCAACAGCGGAAACTCGTCCGAGCCGCACCTTCACTACCAGCTGCAGGACGGGCCGGAGATGGGCCCGTCGGCCGGGCTTCCCGCGCAGTTCACCCAGTATCTGGCGGACGGCCAGCCGGTCGCCCGGGGCGAGCCAGTGCGCGGCCAAGCCATCCGCCCTGCGCCCGCCGTCCGTCGGACCAGGGATCCCTAATGGACTCGTCCGCCGCGGCGCCCGTCGTCGTGCTGATCGTGATCGAAGCCGGGGTGGTGAGCGCCCGAAGGCGCCAGCGCTAGACGGCGGGGCGGGAGCGGTCGGCGACCAGCGTCGCGAAGCCGTTCTCGTCGGCGATGTCCAGCGCGTAGTCCAGCGGCCGGTCCTTGCGGATCCACGGGAAGGGGAGCACGGGAATGGGCTCCAGCAGCTCGGCCAGTGCCTCCAGGTTGGTGCGCTCGGCGATCCCGGGGCGGTCGGGGCTCACGTTGTTCAGCACCACGCCGCGCACCCGCAGGCCGGCGTCGTGGGCGGCGCGCACGGTGAGCATGGTGTGGTTCAGCGCCCCCAGGCGGTTGCCGGCCACGATCACCAGGTCCAGGTCCCACCCCACGAACAGCCCGTCCCACGCCAGGTCGCGGGTCAGCGGCACCAGCAGCCCCCCTGCGCCCTCCACCACGATGCCGTCGCGCCCCTCGCACAGGGAGCGGTACGCCACGTCGAGCGCGTTCAGGTCCAGCACGCCGCCCGATCGAGAGAGCGTCACCCACGGGGCCAGCGGCTCGGTCAGCAGCAGCGGGCGCACCAGGTCGATGGAGTCTTCCGCGCCCGCCGCGTCGCGAAGGCGCAGGGCATCGCTCGCCGGGTCGTCGGCCTTGACCCCCGTTTCGATGGGCTTCATGCCGGCCACGCGCATCCCCCGCCGCCGCATCAGCCCCAGCAGGACCGTGCCCACGTACGTCTTCCCGACGCTGGTTTCGGTTCCCGTTATCCCCAGCCGGATCATCGGTCTTCACTCCGGGTGCGCGCGGGTGCGGAAAGGGCTTGTGCCGAGCGCCCGCCGACCCGAATCTGTACGACGATGGCTCCCCATGGAGCCTCCACAAGGTGGGTCCGCCGCCGCCCGCGCGAAAGGCCCCGGCAGAGGTCCGCATGGTACACGCCACGCTCCGCACGGTCCCGTGGCACGTGCTTCCCGGCCCCGGCCAGCACCTTGCATCATCCCGCGCGCCGGTCTGGTTCATGGGCACCTCCTGAATCGTTACGATGCCGCACCGAATGCGCACCCGACCGCCGCTTTCCGTACCCGCACTCCCCGGGCGTGACGAGCTGTACCGTCTGCTGGTGGAGAACGTCACCGACTACGCCATCATCATGCTGAGCCCGGAGGGCCGCGTGGTGACGTGGACGGAGGGCGCGGAGCGGATGTTCGGGTACCGCGAGGCCGAGGTGCTGGGCAGCCCCTTCTCCATCTTCTTTCCCGCCGAAGACGCCGAGTCGGGCACGCCCGAGCGCGACCTGCACCAGGCGGCGGCGGATGGGCGCTGCGAAACGGTCGCCTGGCGGATGCGGCAGGACGGCTCGCGCCTGTGGGTGAGCGTGGTGATCACGGCCATCCACGACCAGTCGGCGCGGCTGATCGGGTTCGGGCAGATCACCCGCGACCTCACCGAGCGCAAGGAAGTGGCGATCCGGTACGAGGAAAGCCGCCAGCGCTACCGCTCGCTCTTCGACAACAACCCCGACGCCATCTGCTCGTTCGACCTGGACGGCACCCTGCGCACCGCCAACCCCGCGGCCGAGGCGCTGACCGGCTACGAGATCGAAGACCTGCGGATGCGCTCGTTCTGGTCGCTGATGGCGCCGGACGACCGCGACCGGATGCGCGCGCTCTTCGAATCGGCGGCGCAGGGCGAGCCCTGCCACGCGCAGACGGCGCTGGTGCACCGGGTGGGCAAGCGGGTGGACCTGCGGGTGACGCTGGTGCCCATCATCGTGCAGGGG
This DNA window, taken from Longimicrobium sp., encodes the following:
- a CDS encoding transcriptional regulator is translated as MNPGEELGSVMQLDRLVHEPARLLILAMLAGAEEVEFRFIEKLSGLSKGNLSSHMSKLEAGGLIEVLKSFRGKRPLTTLRITPAGRTALDRYRRHLAEVVAGIPTQSTEEP
- the bioD gene encoding dethiobiotin synthase; this encodes MIRLGITGTETSVGKTYVGTVLLGLMRRRGMRVAGMKPIETGVKADDPASDALRLRDAAGAEDSIDLVRPLLLTEPLAPWVTLSRSGGVLDLNALDVAYRSLCEGRDGIVVEGAGGLLVPLTRDLAWDGLFVGWDLDLVIVAGNRLGALNHTMLTVRAAHDAGLRVRGVVLNNVSPDRPGIAERTNLEALAELLEPIPVLPFPWIRKDRPLDYALDIADENGFATLVADRSRPAV
- a CDS encoding PhoX family protein, coding for MTQKLDRREFFRRAAVLGGGAFMAPGLVGLSACSHAINGLTRTPGYGPLVRSAEVPELWIPQGFRARKISTTKAPSLVNPNLTVKYGVDGMSAFPGRNGSVRLVRNHEVSDNVTVARLLGPGERAYDRKAGGGTSTLQLRQARDGEVALEQEFISLSGTHTNCAGGRTPWGTWITCEETTVGLARGFEQPHGYCFEVTASADGEVQPVPLKAMGRFVHEAVAVDPATSIVYLTEDISYDATVPAGRAAGFYRFVPATRGDLRTGRLQMLSIVDRPNYITFRGQQPGVTYRTGWVDISDPDPAAAEANSSAVFQQGWARGGAAFQRLEGCFAADGSIYFNSTSGGDVGAGQVWRYRPGRADAGELTLVFESPSRDVLDSPDNLCVSPRGGLVICEDGQGVQFLRGLTPGGEIFDVVHTDGPSAETAGACFSPNGRTLFFNIQGGTNAAVSANMQGGTYAIWGPWENGAL
- a CDS encoding SDR family oxidoreductase, encoding MAGEMEGRVCVVTGATAGIGQATAAALAGMGATVVLVARSADKARRTREEIVRSAGHARVETVIADLAIQAQVRAAAEEIRARHPAIHVLVNNAAIYTKKRQETPDEVEMQLAVNHLAPFLLTHLLLDALRAGAPARVVTVSSEAHHHASFSWDDIQMRRKYGALRAYSNAKLFNILFTRELARRVPAAEVTANALHPGVVGTALLFGGWAPLRLLKPFIRTAEEGARTAIYLASSPDVAVITGEYFKDEKPKHPSRAAQDDESARRLWQLSAELTGLAPRT
- a CDS encoding M23 family metallopeptidase translates to MLRIVLATVLAAVPLGTAAAQPELAPGRELTESFYGGRTAQIWERMEPAMKNALGSPDALAAFRARVEAGLGTETAVEAESVAPLAAFSVYRRRARFTRSPGLVLVEWTVTPEGRVAGFRIAPGQGAPQPPAPSQHLEHRTRANLRLPFDGEFFVVWGGRTVQENYHAVHPNQRFAYDLLVMRDGATRTGDGSRNEDYHCFGQPILAPADGRVVLAVDGVADNVPGQMNAPKVAGNHVIVDHGTGEYSVLAHLRSGSVAVRPGDRVVSGQRLGECGNSGNSSEPHLHYQLQDGPEMGPSAGLPAQFTQYLADGQPVARGEPVRGQAIRPAPAVRRTRDP
- a CDS encoding HD domain-containing protein: MSMVEPHKRQMTMEPGEILRRTEAFVRERMSGEGTGHDWWHVHRVRRVALRLAGEEGADAYVVELAALLHDVADHKFHGGDAGAGPRAAREWLSGLGVDAEVTEHVATIIAELSFKGAGVATPMSSPEGRVVQDADRLDAIGAVGVGRAFAYGGSRGRPMHEPEAAPEMHDSFERYKSSTGPTINHFHEKLLLLRDRMNTPSARRMAEGRHRFMEQFLERFHAEWDGLD